Proteins co-encoded in one Bacillus sp. FSL H8-0547 genomic window:
- a CDS encoding FbpB family small basic protein: protein MKKIRWSIEKLIRENKEELLKDKTQLEKIEQRIDDKYTKKIGFK, encoded by the coding sequence ATGAAAAAAATCCGATGGTCCATTGAAAAATTAATTCGTGAAAACAAAGAGGAACTGCTGAAGGATAAAACGCAGCTTGAAAAAATTGAACAGCGCATTGATGACAAGTACACGAAAAAAATAGGATTTAAATAG
- a CDS encoding N-acetyltransferase, translating into MYKIRPEREEDIQEIKQMNDDAFCQENEAKLIAEIRSSDGFIPELSLVALGDTGNIIGHILFSSIHIQTQNNKIAALALAPMAVSPQMQNKGIGSALVRDGLIRSKMLGYKSVIVLGHPLFYAKFGFKPAIEYGIKPPFEVRDEVFMALELEQGSLEQAAGTVVYPPAFSNV; encoded by the coding sequence GAAGAAGACATTCAAGAAATAAAACAAATGAATGATGATGCGTTCTGTCAGGAAAACGAAGCAAAGCTGATTGCGGAAATAAGGAGCTCTGACGGGTTTATTCCTGAGTTATCACTGGTAGCATTGGGTGACACAGGCAATATCATTGGTCACATCCTTTTTAGCAGCATTCATATTCAAACTCAAAATAATAAAATAGCAGCGCTGGCGCTGGCTCCTATGGCAGTCAGTCCTCAGATGCAGAATAAGGGCATTGGTTCAGCCCTTGTGAGAGATGGGTTGATACGCAGTAAAATGCTGGGGTACAAATCTGTCATCGTTCTTGGACATCCTCTGTTTTATGCCAAATTTGGTTTTAAGCCTGCAATTGAATATGGAATTAAGCCGCCTTTTGAAGTGCGTGATGAGGTTTTTATGGCTTTGGAATTAGAGCAGGGTTCTCTTGAACAAGCAGCAGGAACAGTGGTGTACCCGCCTGCCTTTTCTAACGTCTGA
- a CDS encoding sporulation protein, with product MILRKYMSILGIGSAQIDLILTKEEFSPGECVKGYFLIKGGVIEQQLKRIDCDLVAADLSAGSENVLETSNILTSKQIAADEQNRIDFVFRLPQNLTESNDERSYFFNTRLVFDEGVISKDQDFITVVKGD from the coding sequence ATGATTCTAAGAAAATATATGTCTATTCTAGGTATTGGTTCTGCTCAAATTGATTTAATCCTTACTAAGGAAGAGTTCAGTCCCGGTGAGTGTGTGAAAGGTTACTTTTTAATAAAAGGCGGTGTGATTGAGCAGCAGCTGAAGCGGATTGACTGTGATTTGGTTGCGGCTGATCTGTCTGCCGGGAGTGAGAATGTGCTTGAAACGTCGAATATTTTAACCTCAAAGCAAATTGCTGCTGACGAACAAAACCGGATTGATTTCGTATTCAGGCTTCCTCAAAACCTTACGGAATCAAACGATGAGAGGTCATACTTCTTTAACACGAGGCTGGTTTTCGATGAAGGTGTCATCAGCAAAGATCAGGACTTTATCACAGTAGTAAAGGGGGACTAA
- a CDS encoding TerC family protein: MELTMLMEYGWVLLLLIAIEGLLAADNALVLAIMVKHLPEDQRKKALFYGLAGAFVFRFGSLFAISFLVDVWQVQAIGALYLLFIAANHILRKLVFKKKEEEEKPDKKKSGFWATVLKIELADIAFAVDSILAAVALAVTLPNTSLPPIGGLDGGKFLVIFAGGIIGLVIMRFAANYFVDLLHKRPGLEIAAFGIVGWVGVKLSIYTLSHPELAVLPEGFAKSPEWKITFYVVLVGIAAAGWFLSKEKKEESAEVSQ; encoded by the coding sequence ATGGAACTAACAATGCTGATGGAATATGGATGGGTATTGCTGCTTTTGATTGCGATTGAAGGACTGCTTGCCGCAGATAACGCGCTTGTGCTTGCCATTATGGTCAAACACCTGCCGGAGGATCAGCGGAAGAAAGCTTTATTTTATGGTCTTGCAGGTGCCTTTGTTTTCAGGTTTGGCTCCTTGTTTGCAATCTCCTTCCTGGTGGATGTCTGGCAGGTTCAGGCGATCGGGGCTCTCTACTTGCTGTTCATTGCAGCGAACCATATCTTAAGAAAACTTGTGTTTAAAAAGAAAGAAGAAGAAGAGAAGCCGGATAAGAAAAAATCAGGATTCTGGGCAACTGTACTGAAGATCGAGCTTGCAGATATCGCATTTGCTGTAGATTCCATTTTGGCTGCTGTGGCTCTCGCTGTCACGCTTCCAAACACCAGCCTGCCGCCAATCGGCGGTCTTGACGGCGGAAAATTCCTCGTCATTTTCGCAGGGGGCATTATCGGGCTTGTGATTATGAGATTTGCGGCAAACTACTTTGTCGACTTGCTTCATAAACGTCCGGGTCTTGAAATTGCAGCCTTCGGAATTGTCGGGTGGGTTGGAGTAAAGCTTTCCATCTACACCCTGTCGCATCCTGAACTCGCTGTGCTGCCTGAAGGATTTGCAAAATCCCCCGAGTGGAAAATCACATTCTATGTTGTACTCGTTGGAATTGCAGCAGCGGGCTGGTTTTTGTCAAAAGAGAAAAAAGAAGAATCGGCAGAAGTCAGTCAATAG